From the genome of Granulicella cerasi:
GGGAACCGTCACCGCGAATGTGAATGGGGCGATGCTGCAATGCGTCGTCGATGAAGTTGCCGAGAGCGAAGTGCTGGTCGAGTGGAAGATATGGTCCGACGAAAGCAAAGCAGCGTGCGATGACGACGTCGAAACCTGCGTTGCGGGACGCCGCAAGACAGAGTTCCTCCGCAAGCACCTTCGCTTCGTCATAATTCGCGGCAGTGGCGTGAGCGTCGAGCAGCGGAGTGTCTTCGTCGAGGAAATTTTCTGAGCAGCTCCTGCCGTAGACGGCTCCGCTGGAGAGGTAGAGCAGACGCACAGACTGAGCGCGCAACTGCCGCAGGAGGTTGCGCGTGCCTGCAACGATCGACTCTGCCAATGCTACTTCGCTGACGAGCGCCTGCTTTCCGGCGGAGTCTGCGGCGGCATGGAGGACGTGGGTGAAGTCCATAGAGGGAAGCTCGCACTCTGCGAGGTCGCCCTGCAACAGCTTGATCGCATGGTCTTCCGCGATGTGCGGCGCGCTTGCGGCGAAGCTCTGTGCATCCCGCGTCAAGAGCGTGGCCGTGATGCCTAAGCTCAGCGTCCTGTTGGCATGGAGCAGCGATTCGACGAGAGTGCGCCCGAAGAAGCCGGTGCCACCCGCGATGAAGATCTTCGCATCGCGCAGAGCTTCAAACGCAGGGCGCGCGTGTTCGAGCACATGCGCTAGGTCCTCGTTCGGAATCGGGCGCGTGGGCATCACGAACGTTATCGGCTAGAGTGAAGCTCCGCGTGAGCGCAGGAAGGTTGCAAACTCTTCGTGGCCGCGTGCTTCTGCGATGGCCAGAGCGTTTTCGCCCTTGCTGTTGCGGTTGTTGGTGCTGGCGCCGCGCTCAAGAATCGCTTCGGCCATTTCGACATTGCCTTCAACGGCAGCGAGCATGAGGAGCGTCCAGCCGTTGGGGTTCGCGGCGTTCGGATCAAGCTTTGCGGCGAGCGCCGCGCGCAAGCCTTCTGCGTCGCCGCGCTTGATGAGGTTTTGTGCTGCACGATACGAGATAGCCATTACTTACAGTCTTTCAGCAGCGCTTGTGGATTCAGCGGATCGTTGTAGAACGACTCCGGGAAAGGGCTGGTCGTGGGTTCGGTCCATGTACCTGTGAGGAGTCGCTGACCATCATGCTCGATCAGGTCGAGCGCCACGCGGTTGGAGATGCGCTGCGCGAGCAGATGCGAGTTCGCTTCGCCCTTGGGAGCTTTCGGCGTGCCGTGATCCGCGGTCGGATAGGCGTAAATGCTGTTTGAGATCACCGAAACCTCGATGAACGGAACTTTGTAGAGCGTTGCCGCAAGGTTCGACGCCCAATCGCCGTCTTCGTCGATCTCGTGGAAGACCTTCATCG
Proteins encoded in this window:
- a CDS encoding NAD-dependent epimerase/dehydratase family protein, which gives rise to MPTRPIPNEDLAHVLEHARPAFEALRDAKIFIAGGTGFFGRTLVESLLHANRTLSLGITATLLTRDAQSFAASAPHIAEDHAIKLLQGDLAECELPSMDFTHVLHAAADSAGKQALVSEVALAESIVAGTRNLLRQLRAQSVRLLYLSSGAVYGRSCSENFLDEDTPLLDAHATAANYDEAKVLAEELCLAASRNAGFDVVIARCFAFVGPYLPLDQHFALGNFIDDALQHRPIHIRGDGSPRRAWMHTADLAVWLWTLLVQGRSQRVYNVGSDEAYSLREAAQITADTLLPGLAIDVGEALQAGPAKSYVPCVQRARHELGLQVRIPLAEALVRTARWHRVLNDHQ
- a CDS encoding ankyrin repeat domain-containing protein produces the protein MAISYRAAQNLIKRGDAEGLRAALAAKLDPNAANPNGWTLLMLAAVEGNVEMAEAILERGASTNNRNSKGENALAIAEARGHEEFATFLRSRGASL